One genomic region from Nitrospiria bacterium encodes:
- a CDS encoding 4Fe-4S dicluster domain-containing protein, with protein MPILDRNSLDALFDVLKRRGFNLVGPTVRDGAIVYDALASTADLPVGWTDEQEGGRYRLKKRDDEALFGYVVGPQSWKKFLFRPAVRLWQARRDGDGLRMIPENEAPPKWAFIGVRSCELHAIAVQDKVFIGGPAPDPSYRAQREDLFVIAVNCGQAGGTCFCVSMNTGPKATAGYDLVLTEILEPAQTPDGAGRHYFVAEAGTERGAEVLRGVPQTEATGAEKAAAERIVEMTAAQMGRTLDTTDIKNLLYRNFEHPRWDEVATRCLTCANCTMVCPTCFCSTVEDVADLAGEHAERWRKWDSCFTMDFSFVHGGTVRSSVKSRYRQWMTHKLATWIDQFGTSGCVGCGRCITWCPVGIDITEEARVIRETGK; from the coding sequence ATGCCGATCCTGGATCGAAATTCTCTGGATGCGCTTTTCGACGTTTTGAAGCGTCGGGGTTTCAACCTGGTCGGGCCGACCGTTCGCGACGGCGCGATCGTTTACGACGCCCTGGCCTCGACGGCCGATCTGCCGGTCGGATGGACGGACGAGCAGGAGGGGGGACGTTATCGGCTGAAGAAACGCGACGACGAAGCCCTCTTCGGCTACGTCGTCGGGCCTCAATCCTGGAAGAAATTTTTGTTCCGGCCGGCCGTGCGTCTGTGGCAGGCCAGGCGCGACGGGGACGGGCTCCGGATGATTCCCGAGAACGAGGCCCCGCCCAAGTGGGCGTTCATCGGCGTCCGCTCGTGCGAATTGCACGCGATTGCGGTTCAGGACAAGGTTTTTATCGGGGGCCCCGCCCCGGATCCGTCCTACCGGGCGCAGCGCGAGGATCTCTTTGTGATCGCGGTGAACTGCGGGCAGGCCGGCGGGACTTGCTTCTGCGTCTCGATGAACACGGGCCCCAAGGCGACGGCCGGTTACGATCTGGTCCTGACCGAGATCCTGGAACCCGCCCAAACGCCCGATGGGGCCGGCCGGCACTACTTCGTGGCGGAGGCCGGCACCGAACGCGGGGCGGAGGTGCTTCGCGGGGTGCCGCAGACGGAGGCGACCGGAGCGGAGAAGGCCGCGGCGGAGCGCATCGTGGAAATGACGGCCGCGCAGATGGGCCGGACGCTGGACACGACCGACATCAAGAATCTGCTGTACCGGAATTTTGAGCATCCGAGATGGGACGAGGTCGCGACGCGTTGCCTGACCTGCGCCAACTGCACGATGGTCTGTCCGACCTGTTTTTGTTCCACCGTGGAGGACGTCGCCGACCTGGCGGGCGAGCACGCCGAACGGTGGCGGAAGTGGGACTCCTGCTTCACGATGGACTTCTCCTTCGTTCACGGCGGCACGGTTCGGTCCTCCGTCAAGTCACGCTACCGCCAATGGATGACGCACAAGCTGGCGACCTGGATCGACCAGTTCGGGACCTCGGGCTGCGTGGGCTGCGGGCGCTGCATCACCTGGTGTCCGGTCGGGATCGACATCACCGAGGAGGCCCGCGTCATCCGGGAGACGGGAAAATGA
- a CDS encoding Spy/CpxP family protein refolding chaperone, with product MKQRSILIVFGLALMLAPAGVRAQMHGMSDEGSHGGEMGMHEGMGMHEEMGMHEGMMGMDGGMMGMMKTMMAINHLDLTPEQRKKVETLRLEHQKEAIPLFSKVRMAGVEIEELLMADPVNMEKVKAKAKEKYEAMADLEISHLQLQQKMKALLTPEQRKQLEEMGMKMGHGMDHPMDHPMASPGERPMNPKMRMPAPGSSAPETQDPYGH from the coding sequence ATGAAACAAAGATCAATCCTGATCGTGTTCGGCCTGGCGTTGATGCTGGCCCCGGCCGGCGTCCGCGCCCAGATGCACGGGATGTCGGACGAGGGAAGCCATGGCGGTGAAATGGGCATGCACGAGGGCATGGGCATGCATGAAGAAATGGGCATGCATGAAGGGATGATGGGGATGGACGGCGGCATGATGGGCATGATGAAGACGATGATGGCGATCAATCATCTGGACCTGACGCCGGAGCAGCGGAAGAAGGTCGAGACCCTGCGGCTTGAACATCAAAAGGAGGCCATCCCTCTTTTCTCGAAGGTCCGCATGGCCGGGGTCGAGATCGAAGAGCTCCTGATGGCCGATCCTGTCAATATGGAGAAGGTGAAGGCCAAGGCGAAGGAAAAATACGAGGCGATGGCCGATCTGGAGATCAGCCACCTTCAGCTCCAGCAGAAGATGAAGGCACTCCTGACGCCGGAGCAGCGGAAGCAGCTTGAGGAAATGGGGATGAAGATGGGACACGGCATGGATCACCCCATGGATCACCCGATGGCATCGCCGGGAGAAAGGCCGATGAATCCGAAAATGCGCATGCCGGCGCCGGGCTCGTCGGCTCCCGAGACGCAAGATCCCTACGGTCATTGA